In the Pseudanabaena sp. FACHB-2040 genome, one interval contains:
- the phnC gene encoding phosphonate ABC transporter ATP-binding protein — protein sequence MLRVESLTKIYDNGRTALEQVSFEIAPHSFTAVLGPSGAGKTTLMRCLLGLIRPTHGQVWFHGQNLTRCSARELQQARTQIATIAQQFNLVRRRSALENCLGGRLPELPLWRCAFSQFPPDLLKEGLAALERVQLLDVAFQRADQLSGGQQQRVAIARALTQRASLILADEPVASLDPETAHTVLGLLRSLCQQEGLTVLCNLHQVELAREYSDRILGIQSGKLVLDVPTAQFNTTSMAHLYKP from the coding sequence TGCTAAGAGTTGAGAGCCTAACCAAAATCTATGACAATGGCCGGACTGCCCTAGAGCAGGTCAGCTTTGAAATTGCGCCCCACTCCTTCACTGCTGTTTTAGGCCCCAGCGGCGCAGGCAAGACCACCCTGATGCGCTGCCTTCTGGGGCTAATTCGCCCCACCCACGGCCAAGTCTGGTTTCACGGGCAGAACCTCACCCGCTGCTCCGCCCGCGAACTTCAGCAGGCTCGCACCCAAATCGCTACCATCGCCCAGCAATTCAACCTAGTGCGCCGCCGCAGCGCCCTAGAAAATTGCTTAGGTGGGCGGCTGCCAGAGCTGCCGCTCTGGCGCTGTGCATTCAGCCAGTTTCCGCCCGATTTGCTCAAGGAAGGGCTAGCCGCCCTAGAGCGAGTGCAGCTGCTCGATGTCGCCTTTCAAAGAGCCGACCAGCTCTCAGGGGGGCAGCAGCAGCGGGTCGCCATTGCCCGCGCCCTCACCCAGCGGGCCAGCCTGATTTTGGCCGACGAACCCGTAGCCAGCCTCGACCCCGAAACGGCTCACACAGTCCTGGGCCTATTGCGATCGCTCTGCCAGCAAGAAGGACTGACGGTGCTCTGCAATCTGCACCAAGTGGAGCTGGCTCGGGAATATAGCGATCGCATCCTCGGCATTCAGTCCGGCAAACTGGTGCTCGACGTGCCCACCGCCCAGTTCAATACCACTAGCATGGCCCACCTCTACAAGCCCTGA
- a CDS encoding lysylphosphatidylglycerol synthase domain-containing protein encodes MRPDTDFLRTPLAKRLKQFSQFAPALFSLGLFCLSAWAIHSELSQYPPRAILNNIRSIPVEALGAAVALTGLNFLFLTGNDTLATRYVRHPLPYRKTALVAVISYAISNSVGMAMLSGGAIRYRFYSAWGLSAGKVAQIAAFCGLSFWIGLFFLCGLVFTLDPLPLPGLLHLPFETVRPIGLLFLAMIAAYLTITGLNRHPVKIGRWSLPNLPLKLSLAQILVTSGDWAAAAGVIYVLLWFTGVSSGLSYFAFFGAYLLALLSSIISNVPGGLGVFETVLLLLISPPIAADSLLGVLLVYRIIYFFLPLIVGVLLLGVYELQQRYRRS; translated from the coding sequence ATGCGCCCCGACACGGATTTTCTTAGGACACCTTTAGCTAAGAGACTCAAGCAGTTCTCCCAGTTTGCTCCGGCCCTGTTTAGCCTGGGGCTATTTTGCCTGTCAGCTTGGGCGATACATTCGGAGTTGAGCCAGTATCCGCCTCGGGCAATTCTTAACAACATTCGGTCGATTCCGGTCGAGGCGTTGGGGGCAGCTGTGGCGCTGACTGGGCTCAATTTTCTGTTTCTCACGGGCAACGATACCCTAGCGACCCGCTATGTGCGCCATCCGCTGCCGTACCGTAAAACTGCGTTGGTGGCCGTGATCAGCTATGCAATTAGCAACAGTGTGGGTATGGCCATGCTGAGCGGGGGGGCTATTCGCTATCGCTTTTATTCGGCTTGGGGGCTGTCGGCAGGTAAAGTTGCTCAAATAGCTGCTTTTTGTGGTCTGAGCTTTTGGATTGGCCTGTTTTTTCTTTGTGGGCTGGTCTTTACGCTAGACCCATTGCCTTTGCCGGGTCTGCTGCATTTGCCCTTTGAGACGGTGCGCCCCATTGGTCTGCTTTTTCTAGCGATGATTGCCGCTTACCTGACGATTACTGGGCTTAATCGTCACCCCGTCAAAATTGGTCGGTGGAGCTTGCCAAACCTGCCGCTGAAGCTATCTTTAGCTCAGATTTTGGTGACCTCTGGCGACTGGGCCGCAGCAGCAGGCGTAATTTATGTGCTGCTGTGGTTTACGGGAGTAAGCTCGGGCCTTAGCTATTTTGCTTTTTTTGGGGCTTATCTGCTGGCGCTGTTGTCTAGCATTATCAGCAATGTGCCGGGGGGGTTGGGGGTGTTTGAGACGGTGCTGCTGCTGCTGATCTCGCCGCCGATTGCGGCGGACAGTCTGCTGGGGGTGCTGCTGGTTTATCGGATCATCTACTTTTTTCTGCCGCTCATAGTGGGAGTTTTGTTGCTAGGAGTCTATGAGTTGCAGCAGCGCTATAGGCGCAGTTAA